Proteins encoded by one window of Cannabis sativa cultivar Pink pepper isolate KNU-18-1 chromosome 4, ASM2916894v1, whole genome shotgun sequence:
- the LOC115715134 gene encoding uncharacterized protein LOC115715134, translated as MDKTSKRRVLFIFWFITISIQITLTKGENLDFIHKHEGIKKSFTKTLQSTISLLKTSHQNSWKKVKSLMQHIQFHYFPPNLDFKGIDEANAKGGAGVKMTQAVEKSFDTSKETVEETAKSAAEVVDKTMSKTAKKVKESVSDKESAAEL; from the exons ATGGACAAAACTAGCAAAAGAAGAGTCTTGTTTATATTCTGGTTTATAACAATTTCTATTCAAATCACTCTAACAAAAGGAGAAAATCTAGATTTTATTCATAAACATGAAGGTATTAAAAAGTCTTTCACAAAGACATTACAAAGCACAATTTCCTTGCTGAAGACTTCTCATCAGAATTCATGGAAGAAAGTCAAGAGTCTCATGCAACATATTCAATTTCACTATTTCCCACCAAACTTAGA CTTTAAAGGCATAGATGAAGCAAATGCTAAGGGCGGTGCTGGAGTTAAGATGACACAAGCAGTAGAGAAGAGTTTTGACACAAGCAAAGAGACAGTTGAAGAAACTGCGAAATCGGCTGCTGAAGTTGTGGATAAAACAATGAGCAAGACAGCCAAGAAAGTAAAAGAAAGTGTCTCTGATAAAGAATCTGCTGCAGAGCTTTAA
- the LOC115715310 gene encoding uncharacterized protein At5g64816: protein MVEVWWSLLAAIPAVVAGQAFRMKKKHAEEQRLQSARGREKNSDEIFVCERVCTSKRMLKKVGAFSKDPIPDTCVTVCGVSELEACADACARTVCVNQHQVPNWNDICLRRCQSECLKLSGSHFP from the coding sequence ATGGTAGAAGTGTGGTGGTCCCTTTTAGCTGCCATCCCCGCTGTTGTTGCAGGGCAAGCTTTTAGAATGAAGAAAAAGCATGCTGAAGAGCAGAGATTGCAGAGTGCCCGGGGTAGGGAGAAGAATTCTGATGAGATTTTTGTATGTGAGAGGGTGTGTACATCAAAGAGAATGCTGAAAAAGGTTGGGGCATTCTCAAAGGATCCAATCCCTGATACCTGTGTCACTGTCTGTGGAGTATCTGAGCTTGAAGCTTGTGCTGATGCATGTGCTCGCACTGTTTGCGTTAATCAACATCAAGTACCAAATTGGAACGATATCTGCCTCCGAAGATGCCAGAGTGAATGTCTCAAACTCTCCGGTTCCCATTTTCCTTAG